ATCGACCAGTTGACCGCGCTCGACGCACGGGAGGAGCCCGGTGACCACACCCCCTGAGCCGGACCGGCAGCCGGAGGCGCCGGCCAGGCAGCCGGAGATGCTGGACCGACAGCCGGAAATACTGGAGCTGTACAAACTCGCCGTGGAGATGGCCGACCGGGTCTCCGCCCGCCGGGGCACCGCCAACGCCTTCTTCCTGTCGGTGCAGTCGGCGCTGGTGACCCTGGTCGCCTTCGGCTCTCCCAACCTGTCGCAGTCTCCCTGGTGGGTGCCGTTGGCCGTGGCCCTGGCGGGTATCACCCTGTCCGGCGCATGGTGGATGCAACTGCGCAGCTACCGAGACCTGAACGGCGCGAAGTTCCAGGTCATCCACAAGCTGGAGGACCACCTCGCCGCACGGCTCATGGCCGACGAGTGGGACATACTCAAGCGAGACCCGCTTCCCGGCCTGCGCACGCGCTACGCGGAGCTGGGCACCTCCGAGCGCATCGTCCCCGTCGTGTTCGCCATGGCTCACCTGATCCTGTTCGGAGGCACACTGTCCGTGTGACCTACCTGGACTCCCTCGCCGCCCTCATCCGCTCCTGCCTGCCACCGCACGCGCAGCCCCCCGCGGACTCCGACGACCTGTTCCGCCTCTACGCCGTCCTCCTGCTGGCCAAGGGCGACCAGGTGACCGACGAGGACGTCCACAACGCCTGGTGCGCCTGGATGCAGACGGTGAACAGCGACCACAAGGCCCTGGTCCCCTTCACCGACCTCGACTCAGAAACACGCGCCGCGGACACCCCGTACACCCAGGCCATCCACGCAGCGACCCGTCGGAAGGCCAGGGGCCACGAGTAGCCCGCGGCCACCTCGCCCACAGGCTGCAGTCCGCTGGCGGAGGCGCCTCGTCCCAGGTGGTGGGGATCTCCCAGCAGCAGACGCCGAAACCCTTGCCCGGCACAGTCAGTGCTGGACGGCTGTCTTGGCGACGACGATGATCAGGCCGAACACGAGGTTCACCAGCCCGGACATCACGATCTGCCGACGCGACGCGCCGGATTGCACGGCAGCGACGGTCGCCCAGGCGACCTGCTCGGCCAGGGCGACGCCCAGGGCGAACCACGCCGTTCCGGGGAGACCCAGCCCCAGCAGAGGGCTGATCACCACGGCGATGGCCGGGGGGACTGCCGCCTGGACCATCGGCCACTCATGGCGGGCCCTGACCCATATTTCGTGCCAGGTCCAGCGCTGCGCGTGGATCCGCTCGCCCGCCAGGCGGGCGTAGACGTGCGCGGCCCAGAACACGATGCCGGTCACGAGGAGGAGTACCACGAGGGTGGCGCGGGGGAACGGGCCGACCGCTCCAGCCCCTGCCACCACGGACGCGGCCAGGAGCGCGCCGTAGATCGCCCCCGAATAGTCGGTCTGCGGCTCACGGTGCAAGGCGGTGCGGCCGCCACCGGATGTCCTGCTTGCCACGTCTCCAGGATCGCCGGATCCGCTGCGCGGCGCAGAACGACCGTCCCCCTGCCGTTGCCGCCTACAGCCGTCGGCCGGCGGCAGCCGCGACGACGATGGCACCCGGGGCGATGAACACCCACGGCACCACCCACCGGACCTGGCGCTCGACGGCCGCGGCCAGGCTTCCGCGGGAGCTCAACCACCACCCGGCCAGGCACCACACGGCCGCCCCGGCCGCCCCGGCCCCGAACACGCTCACGATCACGGCGGTGGTCGCGGGTCCGGAGACCGGAAGGCGGGGGTGTAGACGGAGACGTTGTCAGCCCCGGTGGCGACGGTGAGCAGGGTCACGGCCATCGTCCCGCCGCCCCGCGCCTTCGCATCGGCCCGGCCGACGTCTCCTCCTCGGACGGCAGCCACAAGGCCCCGCACGCCCAGGCCGAACGCCACCAGCCCCAGGAGGCCGACCCACCCTGTGGAAACAGGTCGCAAAACCGAGCGCCGCCGCCACGGAAACCCCCACGACCAGGCGCCCTTCGGCGCGACTGGCCAGGAAGAGCACGGTCACCACGACGAGATCGTCGATGTTGGTGCCGGCGAACATCGCGACCGCCGTCCCCGCCGCTCCGAGGAAGCCGCTCATCGGCCCTCCACCGTGCGGCCCGCCGGACCCCCGCGGATCAGGAGACGCCCTCCGCGAGCGACGTCCGCTCCCTACTGCCGCTCGCCGCCAGGAGGTACACGCTGACCAGCAGCACCCACACGGGGAACGCCAGCTCGAACCACGCCGAAGCAGGCGCGACGAACAGCAGAATCACGGCGACGAGATAGCCGAACCAGGCGAGCGGGCGGGGAAAGACACCGAGCCGGTTCCCGATGGTCGATGTGCAGGCGGCGAACACCGCGGCCATCCGCATGCAGTACTTGTTCAGCAGGGTGAAGGAGGACTCCCGCCCGTACTCCCACACGAACAGCCCGGTCCCCGACTGACGACCGCCAGCCGCGAGCAGGCCACCGGCACTCGCGGCATACGCGAACAATGTGGCGACGAAGAGCAGGCCGCTGCCCAGGAAGACGTTGGCGAAGAACTTGTCCTCGGCCTGTCCGAAGTGACTGCGCACCGCGCCCATGAACCAGAGGAAGGCGATCCCGGCGAACGGGAGCAACTCCAGTGCCACCCGCGCCGCCTCACGGCTGCCGGCTCCGCCCAGCCAGGCCGTCCCGTGTCCTGGGCCACCCGGAATCGCGCTGTGCACCAGCACGATGACGGAGACCAGAACGAGGGCGAACACGATCCCTGTCGCGCCCGCCGCCCGAGGTGTCCGCAGCGATCTGCCCAGCGGCGCGTCCGTCACCGTTTCCTCTTCTTCCCCTTCCCCTTCTTCCCCTTCTTCCTTCCCTCGTCTGCTGCTCACCCGATGAATGATATGTTCCGAACATCCCGCTATCGCCGCCCGCATAGGGCGGCGGCGTCCTTTCAGCCGGTCGGCGGAGGGAAGCGGAAGGAAGAGGGATCCCGGGTGAGCGTGATGCCGACCACGCACGGGGACCGATCGACGAACCGGACGCGACCCACCGCCTGCTGCCGTTCCCACCCGTCGAGTGGCACCTCCCGCTCCCCGCTCAGCGAGAAGAGTTCCTCGAACTGGTCGCACCGGCGAGGACTTCCCGCTGCCGGAGGGGCCGATCACGGCGACGAACCGGTGTGCACGACTCGGCGCCGTCCTCGGTGAACGGTTCCAGTCCGGGATACGGCGGCTGCGTGGCATTCCACTCCCGCAGTACCCGCAGTGGCCAGGGCGCGTGATCCGCCTCGACAGATCACCAATGTGCCGCCGACTCTATGCGCGCCCCACCGTCAACCAGCCGATCCGCAGGCCACGGACACATCCGCTCACGCATCGCTCACGCACGAGCCCGAAAACGAGTCAGCGCCCGAGCCGGCCGAAGCCGACTCAGGCGCTGCGTAGCAGGTCGGAGGCCATATCCCCCGCCTACCAGCCGTAGGCCCTGTGGGACTCGAACCCACAACCAATGGATTAAAAGTCCACTGCTCTGCCAATTGAGCTAAGGGCCCAGGCGATGTTGCCTGTCCGAGCATAGCCGGACGAGGCCGGGTCTCCGATCGGGTATCGGTGACCCGGCCGCGTCGTGCGGGACCCGGCGGGGGAATAGGGGGTGGGATGGTCAGTTTTCGACCGGTTCCGGGGTCGCGGCGCGCGCCCCGTCGAGGAACCAGTGGCGGGCCGAGGCCAGCCACCAGGTCGTGGCGAAGCCGAGGACGACCAGGACGGCGACGGGGGCGTAGTTGAAGGTCTTCCAGGTGACCGGGGAGACCTGCGGGAGCATGAAGAGGATCGTGATCACGACGACCCAGGTGACGGAGACGACCCCGATAGGGCCCGACCAGCGGCCCAGGTGCCACGGCCCGCGGGCGAAGGCGGCACCCTTGCGGACCCGCAGGAAGGTCGGGATGACGTACGCGATGTACAGGCCGATGACCGCGATCGACGTCACCGCCGCGTACGCCGTCGAGTTGATCAGGTAGGGGAGGCCGAGGGCCAGGGCGCCCAGTGCGGCCAGCCAGACCGCCGCCACGGGGGTGCGGGTGCGCGGGCTGACCGTGTGCCAGACGCGGGAGAAGGGCAGCGCGCCGTCGCGGGAGAAGGCGTAGATCATGCGGCTGTTGGCCGTCACCGACGCCATCCCGCAGAAGAGTTGCGCGCCGATCACCACCAGCAGGAGGAGTTTGCCGGTCGTGGCGCCGAGCGCGTCCAGGAGGATCTGGGCCGGGGGCGCGCCGGTCGGGGACGCGAGTTCCTTGTCGTACGACTGGATCGCGAAGGTGAAGCCCAGCAACAGCACGAGGCCGGCTATCCAGGACGTCCAGATCGAGCGGACGATGCCCTTCGGGCCCGCCGTCGACGCGTCGTGGGTCTCCTCCGTCATGTGAGCCGAGGCGTCGTAGCCGGTGAAGGTGTACTGGGCCATCAGGAGGCCCAGGAGGACGACGTAGAGGCCACTGCCCCAGCCCGTTTCGTTCACGAACTTCGTGAAGACGAACGTCGCCGACTGGTGGTGGTCGGGGACGAAGGCGAGCGCGCCGACGATCACCGCCACGCCCAGCACATGCCACCACACGCTCACGTTGTTCAGGAACGCGACGATACGCACGCCGAAGGTGTTCAGCAGGCCGTGCAGGAGCAGGATCGCCGCGAAGAGGAGAACCGTGCGGCCGGGGGTCACCTCGAAGCCGAACTGGAGGTTCAGATAGGCGCCCAGGAAGGCCGCCGCGCCGAAGTCGATACCGGCGGTGACCGCGACCTGGCCCAGTACGTTGAACCAGCCGGTGAACCAGGCCCAGGCCGCCGCCGAGCGGGGTGGTGCGAGGCGGTGGGCCCAGAAGTACAGGCCGGCCGAGGTGGGGTACGCCGAGCAGATCTCGGCCATCGACAGGCCGACGAACAGCGTCATCAGACCCACCGCCACCCAGCCCCAGGTGATCACGGCGGGCCCGCCGGTGGTCATGCCGAAGAGATACAGCGTGAGGCAGCCGGACAGCACCGAGATGATCGTGAAGGAGACGGCGTAGTTCGAGAACGCCGACATCCGGCGGGCGAGGACCTGGGTGTAACCGAGCTGGGCCAGCCGTTCCTCGTCCGACGGCGTATGTGCCTCGCTCACTCTCGCGTCATCTGTCATGCCCCCAGCAATTCCCTCACCGGGGCCGTGACATGCGTCACGCTATGGCCAAAAAGGGCCCGTACGACGTGGTGTCGTACGAGCCCTTCTCAGGTCACTCGGCAGTGCTCACTGTGCGTCAGCCGTTGCGCTTCCAGCGCGGCTTGTCCTCGCGGCGGCCGAAGGAGCCGTTGCCGCGGTGGTCGTCCCGGCGGCCGTAGGGGCGCTCGTGGCCGCCGGAGCGGAAGCCCGGGCGGTCGTCACGGCGGTCGCGGTTGAACGGACGGTCGCTGCCGCGGTGCCCGCCGCGCTCGTCCCGGCGGAAGCCCGGGCGGTCGTCACGGCGGTCGAAGGAACGGCCACCGCGGTCACTGCGGTCGTTGCGCTCGGTGCGGTCGAACGGACGACGGTCGTCACGGCGCTCGAAACCACGACCACCACGGTCGTCACGACGCTCGAAACCGCCCCGGTCGTCACGACGCTCGAAGGAACGGCCACCACGGTCGTTGCGGTCACGGTCGAACGGACGACGGTCGTCGCGACGCTCGAAACCACGACCACCACGGTCGTCACGACGCTCGAAACCGCCCCGGTCGCGGTCGAACGAGCGGCGCTCGTCGCGACGTTCGAAGCCGCGGCCACCACGGTCGCCCCGCTCCTCACGGCGCTCGAAGCCCCGCTCGGCACGGTCGCCACGGTCCCGGTCGAAGCCGCGCCGCTCCCGGCGCTCGTACGGCGCCGAAGCCGCCGGACGCTCCTCGCGCTCGGTCCGCTGCTCGGCGGCAGCGGCCTCGGCGACCGCCCGCTCCTCCGCGGCCGTCGCCTGGGCCTCGGCGACCGCGGTCTCCGGGTCCTCGCCGCGCTCGCGGGCGACCCGGGCGACCAGCCGGTCCGCCTCCTCGCGCAGCTCGGCGGCGCGGCGCTGGGCGCGCTCCAGTTGCTTGGTGAGCTGGGCGACCTCGCGCTCGGCCTGCTGGGCGGCGTTGCCCGCGGACTCGGCCTGGACCTCGGTCATGGAGCGGGCGCCGGTGATCTCGGCGACCTCCGGGTCGAAGGCACCGGCGCCCTGGATGATGTGGCGCGCGGCGTCGACGCCGGCGTCCTCCATCAGGCGGAAGATCTGGCGCCGCTGGTGCGGCAGGGAGAGGGAGACGACCGTGCCGGTGCGGCCCGCGCGAGCGGTGCGGCCGGCGCGGTGCAGGTAGTCCTTGTGGTCGCCGGCCGGGTCCACGTTCAGGACCAGGTCGATGCCGTCGACGTGGATGCCGCGGGCGGCGACGTCGGTGGCGACCAGGACGTTGACGTAACCGTCCTTGAAGTCGGCCAGGGTGCGGGTGCGGGCGCCCTGGGTCATGCCGCCGTGCAGCGCGTCGGCCTTCACGCCGGCGTCGCGCAGCTGCTCGGCGACGCGGTCGGCGCCCAGCTGGGTGCGGACGAAGATGATCGTGCGGCCCTTGCGGGAGGCGATCGCGGCGGTGACCGGCGCCTTGTCCTTGGGCTTCACGATGAGGATGTGGTGGGACATCGTCGTGACGGCGCCCTGGGCAGCGTCCACCTCGTGGGAGACGGGGCTGTTCAGGTAGCGGTCGACGAGGGTCTGGATCTCGTTCTCCATCGTGGCGGAGAAGAGCATGCGCTGGCCGCCCGCCGGGACCTGGTCCAGCAGTTCGGTGACCTCGGGCAGGAAGCCCAGGTCGGACATCTGGTCGGCCTCGTCGAGTACGGCGATCTGCACGTCCTCGAGCGAGCAGGCGCCGCGGTTGATGATGTCGCGCAGACGGCCGGGCGTGGCGACGAGGACGTCGACGCCGCGCTCCAGGGCGTAGATCTGGTTGCCCATGGAGGTGCCGCCACAGACGACCTTCATTTTCAGGCCGAGGACGTCGCCGTACGGCTGGAGGGCGTCGGCGACCTGCATGGCCAGCTCGCGGGTCGGGGTCATGATGACCGCGCGGGGGCGCTTCTTCTCGGTGCGGCCGCCGGCCAGCGTGGCCAGGGTCGGCAGACCGAAGGAGAGGGTCTTGCCGGAGCCGGTGCGGCCACGGCCGAGGATGTCCTTTCCGACCAGGGCGTCCGGGATGGTCGCGGCCTGGATCGGGAAGGGGGTCGTCACGCCGTTCTGCGCGAGCTTGCGCACAACACCCTCGGGCAGGCCGAGGTCGGCGAAGGTGATCTGGGGGGTGGTGTCAGCGGCCTCGGGGGCCTCGTTCGTCACGTCGGCGAGTTCGCTGTCGAGCTCATTGAGTTCCTGGAGCTCGTTCTCGGACACGACAAACTGGTCAGTACTGGACACGGACATGCGAATGCGAAACCTTCCGGAGTCTCTTCGGCACGCGCCCGTCAACTCCGTGATTCGCTCACGACCGCCTCAATGCGGTCCGCCACGGCAAAGGAGAGTACGCGCCACACGGCGCGCTCTGCGGTGGCGCCGGGCAAATGGGATCAAACGATCTACCACCATACGCACTCACCACCCCTGAAGGCAAACCGAGTCTCGCGCCCGGAGGGTGAGCCTCATCACCGCGGGTCCGCTTCGGCTGGGCCGCTCACGCCGGTGCGCCCGCAGCCGGCGCCGGCTCGCGCTGGGCGAGCTGCGGTCCCGGATCCGCGTGCGCCGAGGAGGACGGCTCGGCCGACGGGGGCTCGGAGGTCGCCGGAGGCGGGGTGGAGGGCGGGGGCTCGGGCGGGGCGGAGGTGGCCGGTGGCGTCGGCGGGGCCTCGGTGGGCGCCGGGTCCCCGGGCTTGACGGTGCGGCCCGGCTTGCCGGGCTTCGCCGGGGCCGCGGGGGCGCTGCCCGCGTCGGACGGGGTGGACGAGGTGGAGGGCGACTTCTCCGCGTTCGCCTTGCCGCCGTGCTCGTGCTTGTTGTCCTCGCCCGCCTTGCCGCCGTGCCCGCCGAAGCCGCCGGGGCCGTCCACCGGGCCGCCGTCGGGCCCCTCGCCACCGTGCCGGCCCGCCGAGTGCGAGGGCCTGGCCGGGACCGCGTCGTCACCCACGTTCACACAGCCGGCGGCAGCGGCGAGGGCCAGCACCGAGACGGTGAGCCGGACGGGTACGGACAAGGGGCGCACGGCGGCCACCTCCGGAGGCAAGGAACGGAGTCAACCTCCCCAACTCCCGCCGCCCGCAAGAAGACACGCGCCGCGTCCGCATCGACGCCCACCCACAAGCCGACGCACGTCTACGGCCCCCTCAGCCGTAGTACGTACCTCGTCATTCACCGCTACCGCACTCACCCGTACCCAAGGGTGTGGAGCCGGGCGTCGTCGATGCCGAAGTGGTGGGCGATCTCGTGCACCACGGTCACCTCGGTCTCGGCGACCACGTCCGCGCGGCTGTCGCACATCCTCAGCGTCGGCCCGCGGTAGACGGTGATCCGGTCCGGCAGCACACCCGCGTACCACTCACCGCGGTCGGTCAGCGGTGTGCCCTCGTACAGGCCGAGCAGCTCGGGGTCGGCGGCGGGTGGTTCGTCCTCCACGAACACCGCCACGTTGTCCATGAGCCGCGTCAGCTCCGGCGGGATCCGGTCGAGCGCCTCGGCGACCAGTTCCTCGAACTCCTCGCGCGTCATCTCCAGCACACGGTCATTGTCCGGTACGGGGGCTCGTACGAGAGCGGTGCGGCACCGCATATCCGCGGCCGGACTTGGGCATACGGCACCAATGGTCCGCGTTCCCGTCGCAGCCCTCCGCACGATGACGCACCGCCTGCGCCACGCCGCCCGCGGCGCCCGCCCGCTCCCCGCGCCGAAGCGCGCCGCCCCGGAACCCGCCGCGCCGGAACTCGCCGCGCCGGAGGTCACCGCCCGCCCACGCCCCTGGCTGCGCGCCCTCGGCCTCACGGCCGTCGTCCTCGTCGGCGCCTGGCTGGGCCTGCTGATCGTGGGGAACGTACGGGCCCCGGTCGGCCCCATGAACACGACGATGGCACTGCGCCCCTCGCTCGCCGGCGGCACGAAGATCAATATCTCGCCGCTGGGCGCGCTCACCCTGGACAGCCATGTGGCACCCGTCCGCCTGGACGTGAACGTGGACCAGCTCGACCCGCTCCGCTCCCAGGCCCTGGTCGACCACCCCGAGCGCATCTCCGGTCTGCAGGACGAGGTCGTCAAGGACGTCGAGCACGACACGCTGGACCTGGCCGTGCGCTCCTGTGTCGCCGTGGTCGCCGGGGCCACGGCCCTCGGCCTCGCCGTCTACCGCAGCCCCCGCCGGGCCCTCACCGCCGGCGGCCTCGCCCTGACCCTGCTGGCCGCGTCCGGGGCGAGCGCGGCCGCCACCTGGAACCCGAAGTCGATACTGGAGCCGAAGTTCTCCGGGCTGCTCAGCTCGGCACCACAGGTGGTCGGCAACGCGCGCAGCATCGTCTCCGACTTCGACGTCTACCAGAAGGAGCTGGCCCGCCTGGTGACGAACGTGACGAAGCTCTACGACGTCACCTCCACGCTCCCCGCCTACCAGCCGGATCCCTCCACCATCCGGGTCCTGCACGTGTCCGACATCCACCTCAACCCGGCGAGCTGGAAGATCATCGCCTCGCTGGTGGAGCAGTACAAGGTGAACGTGATCGTCGACTCCGGCGACACGATGGACCATGGCATCGCGGCGGAGAACGGCTTCCTGGACCCGATCCGGGACCTGGGAGTGCCGTACGTCTGGGTGCGTGGGAACCACGACTCGCTGACCACCCAGCACTATCTGGAGCGGATGAAGAACGTGCACGTCCTGGACGACGGCCGGGCCCTGACGGTTGCCGGTCTGCGCTTCGCGGGCATCGGCGACCCGCAGTTCACCCCCGACCGTTCGGTGGAGCCCGGCGGCGACGCGGCCGAGCAGCTGGCGGGCGACCGGCTGGCCAGCACCCTGCGCGACCAGAAGGCCCGGCACACCCCGGTCGACATCGCCGTCGCCCACGAGCCGGCCGCGGCGCGCGAGACGGACGGCGAGGTGCCGCTCGTGTTGTGCGGCCATCTGCACCACGAGGGGGACGAGAAGCTGCCCTACGGCACGAGGCTGCGCATGGAGGGCTCCACGGGCGGCAGCGGGCTGCGTGCGGTGGAGCGCGCCTACCCCGCCCCCATCGAGGCCTCGATCCTCTACTTCGACCGCGACAGCCGCCGGCTGCAGGCCTGGGACGCGATCAAACTGGGCGGCCTGGGCGAGACGACGGCCGAGGTCAGCCGCCACCTGGCCGACGACGCCCCCCACCAGCGCACCCACCGCGGAAAGCCGAGCGCCACCCCCACCCCGACGCCCTCTTCCGCCGCCCCTTCCACCCCTTCCGCGCCGTCGCCGTAAACCGTTTTGGCGATACTCCCCGCCATCCCATATGCTTCTCACGTCCCCGACGCGCTGAGAAGCGCCCAGGCGGGCCGATAGCCCTCATCGTCTAGCGGCCTAGGACGCCGCCCTTTCAAGGCGGTAGCACGGGTTCGAATCCCGTTGGGGGCACGCAATACCGTGTGCGACACTGTTGCACGCACGCTTGGTCCTGTGGAGCAGTTTGGAGTGCTCGCCACCCTGTCAAGGTGGAGGCCGCGGGTTCAAATCCCGTCAGGACCGCTGGTGTTTCACGTGAAACACCGTGGCTGGGTAGCTCAGTTGGTACGAGCGTCCGCCT
The genomic region above belongs to Streptomyces sp. CG1 and contains:
- a CDS encoding amino acid permease is translated as MTDDARVSEAHTPSDEERLAQLGYTQVLARRMSAFSNYAVSFTIISVLSGCLTLYLFGMTTGGPAVITWGWVAVGLMTLFVGLSMAEICSAYPTSAGLYFWAHRLAPPRSAAAWAWFTGWFNVLGQVAVTAGIDFGAAAFLGAYLNLQFGFEVTPGRTVLLFAAILLLHGLLNTFGVRIVAFLNNVSVWWHVLGVAVIVGALAFVPDHHQSATFVFTKFVNETGWGSGLYVVLLGLLMAQYTFTGYDASAHMTEETHDASTAGPKGIVRSIWTSWIAGLVLLLGFTFAIQSYDKELASPTGAPPAQILLDALGATTGKLLLLVVIGAQLFCGMASVTANSRMIYAFSRDGALPFSRVWHTVSPRTRTPVAAVWLAALGALALGLPYLINSTAYAAVTSIAVIGLYIAYVIPTFLRVRKGAAFARGPWHLGRWSGPIGVVSVTWVVVITILFMLPQVSPVTWKTFNYAPVAVLVVLGFATTWWLASARHWFLDGARAATPEPVEN
- a CDS encoding DEAD/DEAH box helicase, translating into MSVSSTDQFVVSENELQELNELDSELADVTNEAPEAADTTPQITFADLGLPEGVVRKLAQNGVTTPFPIQAATIPDALVGKDILGRGRTGSGKTLSFGLPTLATLAGGRTEKKRPRAVIMTPTRELAMQVADALQPYGDVLGLKMKVVCGGTSMGNQIYALERGVDVLVATPGRLRDIINRGACSLEDVQIAVLDEADQMSDLGFLPEVTELLDQVPAGGQRMLFSATMENEIQTLVDRYLNSPVSHEVDAAQGAVTTMSHHILIVKPKDKAPVTAAIASRKGRTIIFVRTQLGADRVAEQLRDAGVKADALHGGMTQGARTRTLADFKDGYVNVLVATDVAARGIHVDGIDLVLNVDPAGDHKDYLHRAGRTARAGRTGTVVSLSLPHQRRQIFRLMEDAGVDAARHIIQGAGAFDPEVAEITGARSMTEVQAESAGNAAQQAEREVAQLTKQLERAQRRAAELREEADRLVARVARERGEDPETAVAEAQATAAEERAVAEAAAAEQRTEREERPAASAPYERRERRGFDRDRGDRAERGFERREERGDRGGRGFERRDERRSFDRDRGGFERRDDRGGRGFERRDDRRPFDRDRNDRGGRSFERRDDRGGFERRDDRGGRGFERRDDRRPFDRTERNDRSDRGGRSFDRRDDRPGFRRDERGGHRGSDRPFNRDRRDDRPGFRSGGHERPYGRRDDHRGNGSFGRREDKPRWKRNG
- a CDS encoding metallopeptidase family protein, which codes for MLEMTREEFEELVAEALDRIPPELTRLMDNVAVFVEDEPPAADPELLGLYEGTPLTDRGEWYAGVLPDRITVYRGPTLRMCDSRADVVAETEVTVVHEIAHHFGIDDARLHTLGYG
- a CDS encoding metallophosphoesterase; translation: MVRVPVAALRTMTHRLRHAARGARPLPAPKRAAPEPAAPELAAPEVTARPRPWLRALGLTAVVLVGAWLGLLIVGNVRAPVGPMNTTMALRPSLAGGTKINISPLGALTLDSHVAPVRLDVNVDQLDPLRSQALVDHPERISGLQDEVVKDVEHDTLDLAVRSCVAVVAGATALGLAVYRSPRRALTAGGLALTLLAASGASAAATWNPKSILEPKFSGLLSSAPQVVGNARSIVSDFDVYQKELARLVTNVTKLYDVTSTLPAYQPDPSTIRVLHVSDIHLNPASWKIIASLVEQYKVNVIVDSGDTMDHGIAAENGFLDPIRDLGVPYVWVRGNHDSLTTQHYLERMKNVHVLDDGRALTVAGLRFAGIGDPQFTPDRSVEPGGDAAEQLAGDRLASTLRDQKARHTPVDIAVAHEPAAARETDGEVPLVLCGHLHHEGDEKLPYGTRLRMEGSTGGSGLRAVERAYPAPIEASILYFDRDSRRLQAWDAIKLGGLGETTAEVSRHLADDAPHQRTHRGKPSATPTPTPSSAAPSTPSAPSP